A region from the Mustela erminea isolate mMusErm1 chromosome 10, mMusErm1.Pri, whole genome shotgun sequence genome encodes:
- the C10H1orf216 gene encoding UPF0500 protein C1orf216 homolog, which translates to MFTIQPGLAEGGQFPGGPPGVCQAEFQPDSNSNFMASAKDANENWHGMPGHVEPIQMSSSSELPSDNQAFQDPGLPKGEVRSPPEGAEIPRAKLEKLGGASAIRSPLEDNGYASSSPSTDGSSSSPEPACGTPRGLGPADPLLPSVARAVQQLQAQERYKEQEKEKHHAHLVMYRRLTLLQWIRGLQHQLVDQQARLQESFDTILDNRKELIRCLQQRAAPSGPQEQG; encoded by the coding sequence ATGTTCACCATCCAGCCAGGACTAGCTGAGGGGGGCCAGTTCCCTGGGGGCCCACCGGGAGTATGTCAGGCAGAGTTCCAACCAGACAGCAACTCTAACTTCATGGCAAGTGCCAAAGACGCCAATGAGAATTGGCATGGGATGCCTGGCCATGTGGAGCCCATACAGATGAGTAGCTCCTCTGAGTTGCCCTCTGACAACCAGGCCTTCCAGGACCCCGGACTCCCTAAAGGGGAGGTGCGCAGCCCCCCAGAAGGGGCTGAAATCCCTAGAGCTAAGCTTGAGAAGCTGGGCGGCGCCAGCGCGATCCGCTCCCCGCTGGAGGACAACGGCTATGCCAGCAGCTCTCCAAGCACTGATGGCTCCAGCAGCAGTCCTGAGCCTGCCTGTGGGACCCCCCGAGGCCTGGGCCCTGCAGATCCCCTTCTGCCCTCGGTGGCCCGGGCTGTGCAGCAGTTGCAGGCCCAGGAGCGCTacaaagagcaggagaaggagaagcaccaTGCACACCTAGTGATGTACCGCCGGCTGACCCTGCTGCAGTGGATACGGGGTCTGCAGCACCAGCTGGTAGACCAGCAGGCCCGCCTGCAGGAGAGCTTCGACACCATCCTGGACAACCGGAAGGAGCTGATCCGCTGTCTCCAACAGAGGGCGGCCCCCTCTGGGCCCCAGGAGCAGGGCTAA